The DNA segment gataccagcgttcaccctgtagtttaccttttctttcaaaacctacctaaccgaggaactccaaatgaatacactgttctgtaacgattagtttattgtaaaataaactgttgataacagattgATGAGTGAATCATACCattgaatgaattatatttgagATTCAGCAGAAAAAATAACACAGATATAATAATAttcacctatttattttgttatttaacaatatataatGATAATCAGCACGGACCTGaatgattgtttaataatcaattaaccgacattaagtaaaagaaactgtttgtttaaACATCACTTGTATCTCGTatcggctaccaaatgtgtggaaaacataaatatccTATGGgttaattatcatttaaaaatagtgttttttttttgtcacaacataatttaacattattttgtttaatcttttttCTGCCAATTCGTATCcttgtgatttatttggtgttccttgGTTATTTACATTTCGAACGAAAATGTAAGTGATCGGATGAAAGTTGGTATCTGTAAACcttttagatccaagtttaaggtgaatactgacAAAAtcgtattttatatttcattttcactaaataacccttaatctctagaaaaagggaGGTCCTTTCCCCTAGAAAAACCCTAACAGGCTTGTttagaggtatggatccgtacctctagaatagGAAtttagaggtacggatccgtacccctagacacttccttttatatAAGCTAtaccctagacacttccttttatataagtataattatatagCTTTTTGCTGATGTTCACATAATATATGGATAAACCACTCTTTCTGTGTCTTTACAAAACACTAAGGTGTCATTTGTAAAGCATTTCACAGAGATGTTAATTTTTCCAACGAGGAACTAGATCTAGGTGGCCAGAAACAGTGCATGAAATATTGTAGACCTTCATATTGTTCAtgacatttcgaaatttcaataaGATTGCTAGGAATTGATCATgcgatatatttacattttacaaaatacacaGGACAGTGTTTAACACTTGCGATTGAGGCACATAGGCTATTAGCAAATATATACAGTCACGGtaataatattgataaatgaCCGTAACTGGGATGTGTCACAAAATGGAAAAAACTAATAGAGcaacatcatcctttcatatATACTGATGAAAATTCAAGGTTTTATTACTGAAATGGATTAAAAGTATTCAAAACTCTGCTGTCCACATGTTtaagaatttggcaaaatatatttctttgcatTGGAAGAACTTTTCAGTATGTATAAAGAGTTTCTAGGCCTAGTATATAGAAAAAGAAAGCTATGAAGAAACATTCATTTGATATGCATCAGcttgaaaatacaagaaaataaatgcaaaatcgaTGATTTACTGATGCTAATGTACAGGAAAAGCCAGTACCAGCTGGCTTTTGTTAATCCTGAAGACATGGTAAACAGTAAATTGAAGCCCACAATATTGCAAGACTTCCATTAAGAGCCAGGGGTTGGGGAGGGATTtctcaacacattcaaaggcgctttatgtagtgcaaaggcagccactcagggcaCTAAATTAATCCTTTACTagaacagacacagagcgatctgaccataGGTACAGAGAGAGACAAAGTCCCCAGAACAGAAAGATAAATCCTTGTTTAGATACAGGTCTGTCCagttaacttagcctagctctttgtaaatagacagtctggttcttcaacatgcccagtgtatagcaatGATACACGccaagccgtctttcctgggaagaaccagtactggcctcttagttaggtgggacaCACTCAAGAGCATCAGATACTCAGGAATTTCCAGTGCCTAGACCGGGATTCGAACTCAAAACCTcaggattgacagtcaagcatgttaccttTAGACCACCGGGCCACCtattattatgttatgttatcactttcagtctgatattatgtCCAATTCAGTCACGtctgaaaacagaacaaatgttAATTATTCATATTCTTACATTAATTTTAAGcttcagattatgaaaatacaGTTCTTAGTTTGCTGTAGGTAATATATGTATCTCGTGAACAAAAAGGTTCTTTAGCATACATGTGCAGTGTAAAACCTGTAGAAAAAACATCTATTAATATACAGCATTTAGCACAGCGGGTAAAGTTCCCCTTGGTTTGACCATCGCAATCTGTCCCGGGTGTTCATGAAAGACCAAGTCTCTCCCcctaaaacatgttttgttttctaatGTTTTCAGATAATGTTACATccctataaaaatataaattatttttcactAATACACTCAGAATTAGCCTCAGGCATTGTGCTTCCAAGTAACTCCTATCCAGTACAACTAAATGACGCTGAATGAAATGCGCAAacagatggctcacttcaaggtcaaggtcacacttaggggtcaaaggtcataccttcgggtgtatattgctccgtattgcggtgctcttgttttattatgtcTCCTACATGTAgtaggggagacatattgatttggtgctatctgtccgtccatccgtctgtcacaaagtttgtccatgcaACTTCTCCAACACGACCAGGATTTATACCAAACTTCCAaagagtgatcattgccaagcctagttgtgcatatgaTTGGAATTTTATGGTTTGATGGTTTTCAGTGGCCATTACTCTTATATTATTAGtaggatttccaccaaaccttagacgagtgatcagtgccaagcctcattGTGCATAGTGACGGCATTTTCTGTTTCCATAATTTCAACGGAGTTTAGGTCCTTGAttcttcaaattttatgttttggccAATTCTGTTACATTATTTtgtggatttccaccaaacctgaCAGGAGTGGCAAGCCTAGTTATACATATATCTTCGGCATGTTCcttttcagtgattttcagcagagttatggcccttgatttgttgtattttatctTGTCTGTGCAACTGCTTCAGTACAGCCAggaggaattacaccaaatttcataaaaagtgatCATTGCAAAGTATATTTGTACATGTCATGGGCATGTTCAGGTTCGGTGTTTTTCAGCAAAGTCATGGCCTGTGAttcgtcaaattttatgatgtttgaGCCATTTCTGTTATATGATTGAGCGGATTTCAACCAAACCGTACAGAAGATATCAGTGCCAAGTCTTATTACGCGTATTACCATCCTGTTCTGGTCCAGTGATTTTCaggggagttatggccctttatttgccaattttatgatattttggcagCTTCTCTTACAATATTGTAGGAGTGAATTAGTTGGATTTTATGGCAAATCAACTCAAAAGGTCATAATTATATCGCCGGGAAAAAGCCACACTGGAAAcacacattgaaaaccatttctaaaaacattgatgtaaaaatgtatataaagtgttaaaaatacatgtacctattttaaacataacagtattgcaattgatgtaaatgaaaatttcaaGCTCAGATTTTATGATAGATGCCTGTCTGTTTTAAAAAGGATGAACTATTGTTGATAGAAACTGTTTCAAACAACTGTTTTAAAGTTTGAACATCACAGGAGTTGCCACTGCCAGACCTAGTCGTGTactggaatgttatggttcagtgatttttccATAAATTGTGGCTCTTAATTTGTGGCATTGTGCAGTTGCTGCAAGGaaagtggtgggagacataagtTTTTCAGGACAAACAATCTCTAGTTAATTGTGAAATTACCTAAAGGTCATCACACTGCAGATAGTATGAACAATGCATAAGCTTGTTGTAGATATAGATATGTGTATAATAAAAACGTTGGTTCATTCAGCCAGTCATTGAACTAATATAAGTTATAAGTACAGGTTTTTTAGAATGATTTCTAGAGAGTGAAACGTTCCCTAGCCACTGCCTGAGGAAGCCCCCGCCCAAACTGTATTAaccaaaagtattttttaaaaaaatgtcattatatgACTGAATAGTGTCATGGTAGTGTTGCGTTGTAAAATTTCATGTTAGAAGTTGATCTTCACTAATGAAAGTAAACTATAATGCGCTTGAGTAAATGCTTACTTTTACTTAAAGTTTGTATAATGCAATTCTTTctattatttatcaaaatcatGGCAGATTTGtttgtgattttcagaattgtttgTCACTGTTGACCACCCAGGAACAGATCAATGTTCAAGATTCAGAGGAAACAAAAACAAGTAAGATATAATAATTATCTTGCTGCAATAAAAATGTGctacttttatctttttaatgacCTGAACCGGCAGCTTCGTCAAAACATGGCTTTACTATAGATTACATAGATTTTTATGCCATAAAACTGGTGTGTGTTGAACTTCTTACTTATTATTCAGTAGAATTCTTTCAAACTTTCGAATATGATATCTCAACATGTGTATATTTTCACTGCTCTTCCATAACCTTGAATGTCAATGTAGACAGAAAACTCTTATTTTTACATTTCAGTAATTGTACTTTGTTTGATAAAGTTGACACCAGTAAATAATAAGACAGTTGGTATTTCACATCTTCAAAAACCAGATATAATTTAGAAATTAGAAAATACCTAGTTCTGCATTTCAAAGAATAACAACTAAATGTCATCTTTGTGCGTCAAAGAACTGCATATGTTATTAATTTTACCagctatttattatttaaaaaaatacatttaaacagtcTTCTTAGAATTTTATCGTTGTCTTGTATAGAATGCCACACCATGTAACTCATGGCatctaaatgaaaaatgtataaaagagaaaatcttagaaaaattTTTATTCAGTCTATTTTTGGGCAACAGTGATTGCCTTTAAATTAGTTTATAGCAGcattaaaattgaacaaaatacaacaagaaaatgaattttgaaaaggatttattttgttgtttttcatccCTGGAAAAGTGAACATACGAGGTTTAGGAACAACAGTGATGATATAAGTGGTGAAAGaaaaatttcatttcactgaatttgttaagttgttaatttgtttttatatatatatatatatacatgtcttGGGTTTCAAATTCCTAGTTCAAACTACTATACCAGTTGTGCATATGCAGCATGtacaatgcatttaaaattttaatgctaAAGGCTAATGTAAAGGTTTTCAGATATACAAACAATGAAGTTTATGAAGACTGTTTTTTTCATTGTCCATCACTCATTTGATTGTATTTTAGGTATAGAAAATGCTATGCAGAGATTCCTGGAGTTATCTCGACAAACAGAGGCTTTCTTCCTGAGAAAGAAAATGCTGATCTCCTACCAGAAGCCTGAACAACTATTGATTGATGTAAGTATTGTAAAGAAATCGGTTGCattaatatgaattataaaatactgtgttttgaatattttgcattcaagATTTTTCTCCTAAATTTTGTCAGCAGTGGAAGCATGAATGTCAATACTGGGAAACAGCTTTTATATTATCTAAAGTATTTATATATCAGGAGATAAATAACGATGAATTTCTCCATTACAGGACATAGATAACCTAAAAGCTGAGTTGGCTAGGAAAGAGGCGTTGTTGGAGAAGCATACCGAGAGGTTGAAGCGATGTCAGATAATTCTGCAGCAGCAAGGTGCAGCGCCTGGTCAGCCCGTGCAGCAACCTCATCCTGCCCCAACACAGCCAAGCATGCAGCCGCCTCAGTCACATCCTGTACCGCAACAACCACATATGGCTCAGGGAGGGCCATTACCACAGTACCCATCTCATCACATGCAACAGATGCCTTCACAGGGACCAGGGTTACCCCAGTATCAAGGATACTCGGGCTCCATGCACCCGCAGTCAATGCCAGGACCACCTCCACCCATGCAATCTCATCAAGTCCCAATGGGACAAAGACCGCAAGCCCCACCTTCATACCCACAAGGACCTTTAGCATATCTGGAACAAACTACATCAAATATAGGGCTTCCTGATAGAagatagaaaaacaaaaattctcAGAACATTCAAATGATAAGAACAGCTGAGCCAAATTACATAAAGAATAAATAGATGATTCTAGGACACTTCTGCATTAAGCAACAAATTTTGATAGTGCAATGATATTATATGAAAGTGCAAATATATACTGAATCCTGAGATGTGGTTAATTACTTTGGATTGTGATTGACTAAATTACAATTCCCTCTAAATATTATGATTACAACTACAGTTAAATTACTCAGACGTTTGGGgtttaattgattaaattacagTTACAGAAAACCATATCACAAGAACAATTATTATGTTCCAGTCAGTCCTTTTCATACAGTTTGACTTCTTGTTACATATAAATTATGCTACTTCACCTCGAAAGCTTACTTATATAAATCAGGATTCTAGGATTACGTGCTGATGTAATAAGGTAATCTAAAAATAAGCATGATTACAGACTGTTCTGGACAGTAATTGAttgaattacaattacatttaaataGATTTGCTTAATTACTGAATACTGGAAAAGTTAAacctaccctgctaaatttctaaatggatgtccatcattcagtttgggcaataccatttattatcgaagggtgttcactgaaaattactgactgaatagcgaacagtgcagaccatgatcaactgcacggatgtgcagctGATCTTggttgcactggtcgcaaaggcagaatcatttgccaccagcaggctaaagtttaattAGTTACAGCTGATTATAATTACAACTAGTGATTACCATATCTCTGACTGAAATGCTTTGAGAACTCATAGGTAAAATAACTCTGAATAAATTCCAGCTTACAGCATAGGTTTTTAGATTAAATTGTCTTTGGGGACCTGGCACTGTAAATAACTCAGTGTGTGTATTTGTCAGGAAACACCCACAGAGAAGGTcacaaaataacacaaaatttgTTATAATACTGGCTTTCACCTGATACGCAGAGCAGATCAGAACCAAATGGTCAAAAAGACTCTCTTTTTTTTGCCAGTAATTGTTGATATGCCTATTTAGCAGTTATAAGGTTGATGCAgcctatatttatatatattaacttTGAAATTTAGTTGTTAAGCAAGGAGCTCTCCTGTTTTGTTTGAGAATGAGATCCGagttacaagaaaaaatatattgcatcatttcaaacatataaaatgtagaCAAAATCAAGCCATTTAAATGAAGAACAATTGTACATCGAAATTTCTAATATTGAAAAATCGCCCATCATGtactttgattttgaaaaaaaattgccattCAAAacatctgggttttttttttcagtgcagcAGTTGTAATTTTTAAGAgaaagattttcatcatttttacctCACAAGTTACATAGAATTCAGTGCAGATTGAGAAAAAAAGATGATTTTCTCACTAAGTCATTTAGTTCATTTTCACTAAtgcataattttaaaattaaatgttaaaaattgcaAATAATAGGTTTAAAATTGTCTTGTaaccaaacattttatttaaaatatttccagtaAGTTTTGGAAGAACCtcaaaaactgttttcaaagcaTTTCAATGTACAGTATAAAACTAGCTGTACTTATAATGGTTCTTGTCTGAATTTTTTAACCTAGGTTTAACCTAAgtttttactttgtaaatatatgCCAACAAGATTTTGTTTGCTACTTACAAAAGGAGCAGGGGAGGGATGTTTGACCAGCATTTCATACAAATTTGAATGAGCTGATTTGCAGATTTCTGTCAGGTTCAGTACAGCCCTTTGAATCATGCAGCATGTTCAGAATGGTTGGCAAGCCGTTTCAAGACTTTATGCATTATTCATTATTGTAACACTTcgattttgtaaaataaaatttaaaacttaaaactgtCATATTAGTGGTTGGTATAAATACAATTGTTAAATCATCAAGAGGTATAGGATAATATACTCAGAAAGCCACAATAGTGAATACATAAATTGTAGGGGTTTCCGTGTTCAAGCGATATGTTCATCGAGTCCTTCACTGCTATCGGATTAACCTTGGTTAAGTAGAATGTTTTCGCATGAAGAAGAGATCTAGCAGGGCTATgcaaggtcagtggttctacctaggcaCACCTATCTGAAATGATGCTCAAAAGGGGCTCCAAGAGTCCTGTAGTatgaaaagcttgaaagttgTCACATAAATTGTCATCAGGACATGTAAAATTGAGAGTAACTTTAGAAGTAATACATCACAAACTGATTTGCCATCGAGTAAAATCATTGTTCCAAGTTGAGATGCAAAAGAATTTcatcactcgggctgtgcccttgTGTTAAATTCCCTCAGTGAAACAAAGTATTGCATgacttaaaggtcaagatcacacaaaggggtcaaaggtcatgtcagatcttttTAGTTCAACTTTTGACTTGTATGGCACTTTTTTAATTGGCTAAAATGGTTGAAACATTGATGCAGTGTTTTGAACAAATAACATGCTGAATATTACTGCCATTTGGGCATAAACATTTTAGTATTGGGgggaaatatattaatttagtgctgtttgtctgtctgtataACACAAAAGTTAGTCCACACACTCCTGCAACACCACTGGAGGGATTAACACCAGACTTCACAAACTGTCAGTGCCAAGCCGAGTTGTGCACATCAACAGCATTTTCTGGTTCAATGATTAGCAGCAGAGTTATAGTCCTTTATTCatcaattttttatgttttggccacttctcttacaTTACTGGGTGGATTTCAATCAAGCCTTACAGAAGTGATCTTTGCCAAGCCTCTTTATGCATATTGCTGAATCAAACAGTAGAAAGCTGCAAATGTAAGTCCTCGGAAATTTTACCTTTACATCCAAAACAGAGAAGTTATTTCAAATCGTGCTCTTTTGACCAGTACTAGTGACTTTGTAAGGGGTTATTGAGACTTGCTGATATGGGTTTTATGGTGCATCAACATGGTACAGGCTACATGGTACAAAAAGGAGTAaacattttggtttcacatttcatatacattgaaacgagctcgtagaacacgaaatgccccccttgatgcattcagtaattgcacaaggaaaagaaattatttggtcactgtacacaaaatttctactgttctgggtcaatgtgaccttgacctttgacctactgacctcaaaatcaataggggtcatctgctggtcatgatcaacctccctattaagtttcatgattctaggccaaaGCAGTCTCAAGTTACCGTCTTGAAACCGTTTatttgttctgggtcactgtgaccttgacctttcacctactgatctcaaattcaataggggtcatcagctactcatgaccaacctccctatcaactttcatgatcctaggctcaagcattcttgagttatcatccggaaaccgttaactgttcgggtcactgtgaccttgacctactaatctcaaaatcaataggggtcatctgctgattatggccaacctccctatcaactttcatgatcctagaccaaagcgttcttgaattaACATCCGGAAATGgtttggtctacataccgaccaacaTACAGACTGaccaaccaacatctgcaaaataatatgGAAACAATATGGGTATGGAAGCAAAacttgtatacctgctggaatcgcAGGATGTGGCAAAACAAAGTGTTCAACACCTTTCAGTTGCCTTTTACAATCACAAAGTGACAAGTGgttcaaactagaaaatgcttttgtaaaaaagcgcatgtctcccccaatgcaaagtcctttaggcaagaagtcaataggggtcaggagcaaaagtcaaagagacactgatggttggttgcaatagggatcatctacttggcatgtccaatcatcccccTAAATTTCAGctctcttggcctagtggttctcaagtcactgttcaggcttctgtgaccttgacctttgatcaggtgatctcaaaataaataggggtcatctactctgcaagtccaatcatcctattaagtttcaacattgtaggtcaagtggttctcaagttatttccaaaaaatgtttttacat comes from the Mercenaria mercenaria strain notata chromosome 9, MADL_Memer_1, whole genome shotgun sequence genome and includes:
- the LOC123546125 gene encoding mediator of RNA polymerase II transcription subunit 28-like, with product MAAPIDSASVGQNQNIIDDLESSFLNCLSLLTTQEQINVQDSEETKTSIENAMQRFLELSRQTEAFFLRKKMLISYQKPEQLLIDDIDNLKAELARKEALLEKHTERLKRCQIILQQQGAAPGQPVQQPHPAPTQPSMQPPQSHPVPQQPHMAQGGPLPQYPSHHMQQMPSQGPGLPQYQGYSGSMHPQSMPGPPPPMQSHQVPMGQRPQAPPSYPQGPLAYLEQTTSNIGLPDRR